The genomic window ccagtaaataaaaaaagaagttttGAGTTGTTTTGTTGACCTATTGGTTAAGGATCCTTGGTCTGAATTCAATCCCAAGGCCTTAAAAATAGTTattgtaattattattgttttaattttttttttttttgcataataaAAGAATTATCTATAGGCGCAACTAAGACAGGTGtctgaaaatttctttttctGAATCTGTAATTTTAGCCACCAGTGTAAAcgttatacatacatatctattaaCAGAATATTTCAGTCATCCATAGCCAGAGGCTATTCAAGCTATTAACGCTATTCCATTGCATGATCGAGTATAACTTACTGCTTTTTTGATGGACATAGCGCTCGCTGGTGTTACCATATTAACCACATAAATCGCTGGTGGTGCTGTTGATGATAATGATGACGCCAACGTTGCTGAAGCTGAGGATGATTGTAAAAGCGACGAAGCATCTGGAGCATTCATTTTTAATGACTTCTCGTTGTCGGCAACGATGCTGTCACTTTGTTGTCGCACGtgtggttgttgttgctttaaGTGTCCAGCAGTTGCTTGTGTGCCCTCGGAAATAACAAAATTCGAACTTGTGCTTTGAGCTTCACCTGCACCCCATTCCATAGCTCCTTTGCTCATAAACGCGTTACTATCGccatttattgttgttgctgctgcattCGCTTTGTTTGTAATTGTTGTTGCTGCAGCTGTCATTTTAGGTTTTTTTGTTGGGGGCTCAGGCAGAATGTCGCTGTCTGTTTCCAAGCCATTGTAGACATTCTCATTACCGTCAAACATCCCCCAGTCGGCATTCAGGCTCAAGTTGTTGCTATCACCATCATTGCTACCACCACCGCCTGCATACAAAATGGGTGCGAAAGCAGCATATGAGTTGGTTGCTGCTGCTGATTTTCCTTTTAATATATTATGTTGATATTGTGGTGATTGGAGCTGAGCTCTTTGCCATGCATTATGTGTATGTGGTTGCTGTTGTTTGTgtgtttcttgttgttgtttttgcctcCTCTGTTgcatttgttgttgtagttgttgctgcAATTGCATTTGTCGTTTCTTTTGCTGATGCTTCAAATGTtgctgttgatgttgatgttggtgATGTTGGTGCTCTTCGGTGCGATAGTCATGGTACAACACCGATGGCAAATTTTCTGGAAAACTGAGAATTTTGTTACCCGACGAGGGTGGATAAATATAATATGGCGTGTTGCCAACATTTGCCTCAGTATGTGTATGATCGTGTATGTGTTTATGTTGAtattgtggtttttgttgttgctcgtgtttttgtttttgctgctgTTGATAGATTTTCTTCTTTTGCCAGGATTTTGTAGATTTTATGCTGCTGGCTAGGTTATTTTTCTGATGCtcttcttgttgttgttggtaattTTTATCATAGTCCGAGATATGTTTGTGTTCGTGTTTTGTTGAACTTAGAGCTAAGCTGCTGCTGTATGCAGGCGTTTTATGATATTCTGGTTGctgttgttggttttgttgtgCCATAGTGTCTGCGGTGGGATATGCTGTCGTGCCTAAAGTGCTGCTCATTTCATTCAGTCTGACAGTTGAAGTATCTTGCTGGGAGTTTGAATGACATTCGGTTTTGATTTGAGCCGGAGGACGTTTTTCTGCAAATAATAAATAAAGGATTGTGAGAATAAGTAAAGGAAGAAGAAAAATGCGATTatcaataaaaatacaaataacaaTCGACATATGAGGAAGCTTTTACaaaaacatatacaaataaaacaTTTACAGCAGCGCATACCAAAATAACAGATGTAATCTTTATGAAATTCcctcaattaaattctttttatactcagttgagcagagctcacagagtatattaagtttgattggataacggttggttgtacatatataaaggaatcgagatagatatagacttccatatatcaaaataatcaggatcgaaaaaaaatgtgattgagccatgtccgtacgtccgtccatccgtccgtccgtccgttaacacgataacttgagtaaattttgaggtatcttgatgaaatttggtgtgtaggttcctgagcactcatctcagatcgctatttaaaatgaacgatatcggactataaccacgcccactttttcgatatcgaaaatttcgaaaaaccgaaaaaatgcgataattcattgccaaaggcggataaagcgatgaaacttggtagatgggttgacgttatgacgcagaatagaaaactagtaagattttggacaatgggcgtggcaccgcccacttttacaagaaggtaatttaaaagttttgcaagctgtaatttggcagtcgttgaagatatcatgatgaaatttggcaggaacgttactactattactatatatgtgctaaataaaaattagcaaaattggatgaagaacacgcccactttttaaaaaaaattttttttaaattcaaattttaacaaaaaagttaatatctttactgtatataagtaaattaagtcaaaattcaactccagtaatgatatgatgcaacaaaatccaaaaataaaagaaaatttcaaaatgggcgtggctccgcccattttcatttagtttgtctagaatacttttaatgccataagtcgaacaaaaatttaccaatccttcccgaatttggtaggagcatagattctgtgacggtaactgttctctgtgaaaatgggcgaaatcggtggaagccacgcccagtttttatacacagtccaccgtctgtccttccgctcggccgttaacacaataacttgagcaaaaaccgatatatctttactaaacttagcccacgtacttatctgaactcactttatcttggtataaaaaatggccgaaatccgaccataaccacgcccactttatcgatatcgaaaattacgaaaaatgaaaaaaattgcataattctataccaactacgaaaaaagggatgaaacatggtaactggattggtttattgacgcaaaatataactttggaaaaaactttgtaaaatgggtgtgacacctaccatattaagtagaagaaaatgaaaaagttctacaaggcgaaatcaacagcccttggaatcttggcaggaatactgttagtggtattgcatatataaataaattagcagtacccgacaaatgattttctggatcacctggtccacattttggccgatatcgcgagaacgccttcacatatatatctaagggccactcgcttttaaaaccctcattaatacttttaatttgatatccatatcgtacaaacacattctagaatcaccctggcccaccctaatggcgatatctcgaaaaggcgtccacctatagacctaatgcccactccctcttaaaatgctcagtaacacctttcgtttgataccaatatcgtacaaacattctagagtcacccctggcccaccctaatggcgatatctcgaaaaggcgaccacctatatacctaatgtccactccctcttaaaatgctcagtaacaccttttgtttgatacccatatcgtacaaacattctagagtcacccatggcccaccctaatggcgatatctcgaaaaggcgtccacctatagacctaatgcccactccctcttaaaatgctcagtaacacctttcgtttgatacccatatcgtacaaacattctagagtcatccctggcccaccctaatggc from Eurosta solidaginis isolate ZX-2024a chromosome 3, ASM4086904v1, whole genome shotgun sequence includes these protein-coding regions:
- the LOC137245263 gene encoding uncharacterized protein, giving the protein MSSMLKFLRIISIWICCAFCLLERLQLPVVTAAIATSFEYFEDHDQLSYDLDTEQSEAKYDTRLLSEQMLKSEKSTEHYDESADSHVNVAVGGGGVSNTMTNTEMDDDIESDTDADVDDLQPHERAASCHNNGHKYTHGQKVPRPDPCEICLCMDGEIFCWWELCKKRPPAQIKTECHSNSQQDTSTVRLNEMSSTLGTTAYPTADTMAQQNQQQQPEYHKTPAYSSSLALSSTKHEHKHISDYDKNYQQQQEEHQKNNLASSIKSTKSWQKKKIYQQQQKQKHEQQQKPQYQHKHIHDHTHTEANVGNTPYYIYPPSSGNKILSFPENLPSVLYHDYRTEEHQHHQHQHQQQHLKHQQKKRQMQLQQQLQQQMQQRRQKQQQETHKQQQPHTHNAWQRAQLQSPQYQHNILKGKSAAATNSYAAFAPILYAGGGGSNDGDSNNLSLNADWGMFDGNENVYNGLETDSDILPEPPTKKPKMTAAATTITNKANAAATTINGDSNAFMSKGAMEWGAGEAQSTSSNFVISEGTQATAGHLKQQQPHVRQQSDSIVADNEKSLKMNAPDASSLLQSSSASATLASSLSSTAPPAIYVVNMVTPASAMSIKKADNTTRQHQQKQQYELNIGSSKEDQDDAFHRWLTSTETNNKQNNSNNVNNNNSLEEESMTTARRTYLFGLAGAYDITNTTTTITKATQNQINGTNAQRLGDSSSSNYISNSNKNKNKMDNVYFRSSYNDYSGEYNGSVVNIDILLTTADEQQQQQKQKAYLITQPSSNSQQNTTTAKTTASASNITSLALDNNATTTTMLAYTSTQANSPERQCNVMGTLYKIGDVLPQDTGNCLQCVCIDGSTREDTPRVTCSPHNCPPLVLPDLFDATGY